In Salvia miltiorrhiza cultivar Shanhuang (shh) unplaced genomic scaffold, IMPLAD_Smil_shh fragScaff_scaffold_112_2, whole genome shotgun sequence, the following proteins share a genomic window:
- the LOC131002381 gene encoding clathrin coat assembly protein AP180-like: MPSKLQRAIGAVKDQTSISLARVSNTTSSSLEVAVLKATTHDDDPIDEKFVHEVLLLVSSNKFHAAACARAIGKRIGRTRNWMVALKSLMLVLRIFQDGDPYFPREVFHAMKRGAKILNLASFRDESSSSSPWDFTSFVRTFALYLDERLECFLTGKLQRRRHVNGPIKESPTYQRVTARGRRPSEPVLDMKPAMLLDRITYWQRLLDRAIATRPTGDARINRLVQTCLYAIVQESFDLYKDISDGLSLILDSFFHLQFQNCVNAFHACAKAAKQFKELNNFYTLCKSIGVGRSSEYPSVQSISEDLIEALQEFLNEQSAFLSSNAKATPEKAREGGREGERSSSSEVGSPCTSLQDLINATATKTAACPAISIDLEAYAEPPQRDEAFMMSETSSVRSLPVTYSMVDLISLWDGSDLDDREQQQQQQQQQQHGSAHSSPYDNWELVLTETLASPSPLPSPSPSPSLLPMPNNKPAQAAEVGPSAASAGPVSDNWELILFESEPSPPPPPPPQPYLQTYPMPPNNYYNPFLVDPMEPQGLQHSFSLPAFRAVPPIPMHFQNQTPFLCQNEIDPSFSRSNSLDQQFLAREQQQWLMKQNNVIAKYM, from the coding sequence ATGCCAAGCAAACTTCAAAGAGCCATTGGTGCAGTCAAGGACCAAACAAGCATTAGCCTAGCCAGGGTCTCAAACACCACCTCCTCCTCCCTTGAAGTTGCTGTGCTCAAGGCCACCACCCACGATGACGACCCCATCGACGAGAAGTTCGTCCACGAGGTCCTCCTCCTCGTCTCCTCCAACAAGTTCCACGCTGCGGCCTGTGCCCGTGCCATCGGCAAGCGCATAGGCCGCACGCGGAACTGGATGGTGGCGCTGAAGTCGTTGATGCTCGTGCTCCGGATCTTCCAGGACGGGGACCCCTACTTCCCCCGGGAGGTCTTCCACGCCATGAAACGTGGCGCCAAGATCCTCAACCTCGCCTCCTTCCGagacgagtcgagctcgagcagCCCGTGGGACTTCACGTCGTTCGTCCGAACATTCGCCCTATACCTAGACGAGCGCCTCGAGTGCTTCCTCACGGGCAAGCTCCAACGGAGAAGGCACGTCAACGGCCCGATCAAGGAGAGCCCGACCTACCAACGGGTCACGGCCCGCGGCAGGCGGCCTAGCGAGCCGGTCCTGGATATGAAACCGGCGATGCTCCTCGACCGGATCACGTACTGGCAACGGCTGCTCGACCGGGCCATCGCCACCCGGCCCACCGGCGACGCCCGGATCAACCGATTGGTCCAGACGTGCCTCTACGCCATCGTTCAAGAAAGCTTCGATCTCTACAAAGACATTTCCGATGGCCTCTCTCTCATTCTTGATAGCTTCTTCCATTTACAATTCCAAAATTGTGTCAATGCCTTCCACGCCTGCGCCAAAGCTGCAAAGCAATTCAAAGAGCTAAACAATTTCTACACTTTGTGCAAAAGCATAGGCGTTGGCCGCAGCTCCGAGTATCCAAGCGTGCAATCAATCTCGGAAGACCTAATTGAGGCTTTGCAAGAATTCTTGAACGAACAATCTGCTTTTCTCTCATCCAATGCAAAGGCCACGCCGGAGAAAGcaagagagggagggagagaggggGAGAGATCGTCGTCGTCCGAGGTGGGATCGCCGTGCACCTCGCTACAAGACCTAATAAACGCCACGGCGACGAAGACGGCCGCGTGCCCGGCCATCTCCATCGATCTCGAGGCCTACGCCGAGCCCCCGCAACGAGACGAGGCATTCATGATGAGCGAGACGTCCTCGGTCCGGTCCCTCCCCGTCACCTACTCGATGGTCGACCTCATCTCGCTATGGGACGGGTCCGACCTCGACGACCgagaacaacaacaacaacagcaacaacaacaacaacacgGCTCAGCACACTCGTCGCCCTACGACAACTGGGAACTCGTGCTAACCGAGACACTAGCCTCGCCATCGCCATtgccgtcgccgtcgccgtcaCCGTCACTACTACCAATGCCTAATAACAAGCCAGCACAGGCCGCGGAGGTGGGCCCCTCCGCGGCCTCTGCTGGCCCCGTGTCAGATAATTGGGAGCTCATTTTATTTGAGTCGGAGCCgtctccgccgccgccaccgccgccgcaaCCCTACCTACAAACCTACCCAATGCCACCAAACAACTACTACAATCCATTCCTAGTGGACCCCATGGAACCACAAGGCCTTCAACATAGTTTTTCATTGCCTGCATTCCGTGCAGTTCCTCCAATTCCAATGCATTTCCAAAATCAAACACCATTTTTATGTCAAAATGAAATCGATCCTTCGTTTTCGAGGAGTAATTCATTGGATCAACAGTTTTTGGCGCGTGAGCAGCAACAGTGGTTGATGAAGCAAAACAATGTCATAGCCAAGTATATGTAA